One stretch of Actinacidiphila sp. DG2A-62 DNA includes these proteins:
- a CDS encoding ABC transporter ATP-binding protein, whose translation MTKSFTTPQGGNHDVLRNINFSVAAGEFTAVVGPTGCGKSTTLSLISGMERPDAGEVLVDGLPVDGITKDVGFVFQTDAVFPWKTVIANVAAGPRFRGASRKEAQAQAADWLGRVGLTGFERYHPHQLSGGMRKRVALAQTMINRPRVLLMDEPFAGLDVQTRQIMSDELLSLWDLTRPSVVFVTHDLEEAISLADKVVVLTAGPATVKESFDIDLPRPRNPREIRHTPEFVKLHERIWESLRDEVQLAYRRVTSGADAGRGVEA comes from the coding sequence GTGACCAAATCCTTCACTACGCCGCAGGGCGGAAATCATGATGTTCTGCGCAACATCAATTTTTCGGTCGCGGCCGGCGAGTTCACCGCGGTGGTGGGCCCGACCGGCTGCGGAAAATCGACCACCCTCTCGTTGATCTCCGGCATGGAGCGTCCCGACGCCGGAGAGGTCCTGGTCGACGGGCTGCCGGTGGACGGCATCACCAAGGACGTCGGCTTCGTCTTCCAGACGGACGCGGTGTTCCCGTGGAAGACCGTCATCGCCAACGTCGCGGCCGGCCCGCGCTTCCGCGGCGCCTCCCGCAAGGAGGCGCAGGCCCAGGCCGCCGACTGGCTGGGCCGGGTGGGCCTGACCGGGTTCGAGCGCTACCACCCGCACCAGCTGTCCGGCGGGATGCGCAAGCGGGTGGCGCTCGCGCAGACCATGATCAACCGGCCGCGGGTGCTGCTGATGGACGAGCCGTTCGCGGGCCTGGACGTGCAGACCCGGCAGATCATGTCCGACGAGCTGCTCTCGCTGTGGGACCTGACCCGTCCGTCGGTGGTGTTCGTGACGCACGACCTGGAGGAGGCGATCTCGCTCGCCGACAAGGTCGTGGTGCTGACCGCCGGGCCGGCCACGGTCAAGGAGTCGTTCGACATCGACCTGCCGCGGCCGAGGAACCCGCGCGAGATCCGGCACACCCCGGAGTTCGTCAAGCTCCACGAGCGGATCTGGGAGTCGCTGCGCGACGAGGTGCAGCTCGCGTACCGGCGCGTGACCTCCGGTGCGGACGCGGGACGAGGTGTGGAAGCATGA
- a CDS encoding transposase domain-containing protein codes for MLVDTFQPELMDRLLDDAERRERRRRLLPAQLMMYFVLSMWLFGASSYEEVLAKLTGGLPEMFQPAEEVATAAAIARARMRLGTEPLKALWGHVAATAARREQPGRQRSFIYESVAMEVPDTAANRIAYAPAATATPCGGEPQGVAAGDTRRTLDVWLSSLTDCRQRVAPVAAIAPDRASGVEAVVAQWPHDAFGERTVVVGDGQPLSAALWSVLAEAGADQIWRAADRAKAAQPLPVEHRLADGSFRSTLRPAPATPGRGASPSGWCRTPRPSWSPRSSTRRCRPPRSPRATNGPCWTARTASGTSPDGSPDRGWC; via the coding sequence ATGCTCGTTGATACGTTCCAACCGGAGCTGATGGACCGGCTCCTGGACGACGCGGAACGGCGCGAGCGCCGGCGCCGGCTGCTGCCGGCGCAGCTCATGATGTACTTCGTGCTCTCGATGTGGCTCTTCGGGGCGTCCTCCTACGAGGAGGTGCTCGCGAAGCTGACCGGCGGGCTGCCCGAGATGTTCCAGCCGGCGGAGGAAGTGGCCACCGCGGCGGCGATCGCCAGGGCCCGGATGCGGCTGGGGACCGAGCCGCTCAAGGCGCTCTGGGGGCACGTGGCCGCGACGGCCGCTCGCCGCGAACAGCCCGGCCGGCAGCGGTCGTTCATCTACGAGAGCGTCGCGATGGAAGTGCCGGACACGGCCGCGAACCGGATCGCGTACGCCCCCGCGGCCACCGCCACGCCCTGCGGCGGCGAGCCGCAGGGCGTGGCGGCGGGCGACACCCGGCGCACCCTGGACGTCTGGCTGTCCTCGCTCACCGACTGCCGGCAGCGCGTCGCGCCCGTCGCCGCCATCGCGCCGGACCGGGCGAGCGGCGTCGAGGCCGTCGTCGCGCAGTGGCCGCACGACGCGTTCGGCGAGCGGACGGTGGTGGTCGGCGACGGGCAGCCGCTGTCCGCGGCGCTGTGGTCGGTGCTGGCCGAGGCGGGCGCCGACCAGATCTGGCGGGCGGCCGACCGGGCGAAGGCCGCGCAGCCGCTGCCGGTGGAACACCGGCTGGCCGACGGCTCCTTCCGGTCCACGCTCCGGCCGGCCCCGGCGACCCCGGGACGCGGGGCCTCGCCGTCCGGGTGGTGCCGCACGCCGCGGCCCTCCTGGTCACCTCGTTCCTCGACCCGGCGCTGCCGGCCGCCGAGATCGCCGCGCGCTACGAACGGGCCGTGCTGGACCGCGCGGACGGCGTCGGGCACTTCGCCGGACGGATCGCCGGACCGCGGGTGGTGCTGA
- a CDS encoding sensor histidine kinase, protein MTGATEPAKEPGGPGAAAPRGRGAALIGRLAAGLRAKRRVGDWRLRNRMLLLVLVPLVAIIPLGGVRVVSEVGSLRNASHIQGQTQLARQIATLVSALDDERDLTEVALTGSGVLGDRKLAAAQQATNAQVTAFDAALHEHRGSVDALPAAVRQLGARAEARLGDLAPLRASAQGLAPGAGTPTFSAYSTIVGDLLDFSDQLGAVSSDHTLISLVSTLASIQQIEQQTSSERGFIADVLDRGGFTLELKENIEQAQFETANDELATNAPTSLLNLYQSTVSGDKVGAADGTVQAVATAAQEDTSVAGLGIAKSTAFGQLTDKLDAVRVVERQAVADMNARASHLLSSVRTQLYQNLAIIIVVVALSLLGAVVLARSVVRPLRQLRVSALDVADNRLPDAVRRLRDVQPSDDEEPVRVEPIEVRTQDEVGQVARAFDRVHVEAVRLATEQARMRSNVNAIFTNLSRRSESLVLRQLQLIDDLENSEQNPGQLASLFQLDHLATRMRRNNENLLVLAGEEQSRRWNQPVSLFDLVRAATAEVEQYERVVLYELPDVAVAGHAATDLVHLVAELVENATSFSGPETQVLVGAKMLTSGEVVLDIADAGIGIRPEELDRINRRLAEPPVLDVATSRRMGLFVVGRLAAKYGIQVRLTNTGRTGLNALVRIPLTLLLPASELEAIGAPAFDQAALRPGPYETGEFAAVGGGYAAGRGGDPRFDGAYGMPQADRYGGRGYGESSPGRHSGPPDGGFPWFHEEQEGQGPGGGDFSWFAPGPEDPADEAGAYGLAPGQPPAAAGQPGPFPPSAQSVPPSPSAQPARSAPAALPVPPDSPALPAAGRHAYPGQMQQPRTQPHPQPQPQAYAPPQSPYQQPAQHQPRPQAQQQPHSHVQPHSHVQPQSHVQPPPPSPAQHQPRPQAQAGAQSPPSGLPRRVPFDNLAPDSRLRRAAPQPNPAPSAPRSAGQMRDRLSNFHQGVRRGKDGGDRDGRGRPPGGSGPL, encoded by the coding sequence ATGACAGGCGCGACGGAGCCGGCGAAGGAGCCGGGGGGGCCGGGGGCCGCCGCACCGCGGGGACGGGGAGCCGCGCTGATCGGGCGTCTCGCCGCCGGGCTGCGGGCCAAACGCAGGGTGGGCGACTGGCGGTTGCGCAACCGCATGCTGCTCCTCGTGCTGGTCCCGCTGGTCGCGATCATCCCGCTGGGCGGCGTGCGCGTGGTGTCCGAGGTCGGCAGCCTGCGCAACGCCTCGCACATCCAGGGCCAGACGCAGCTGGCCCGGCAGATCGCCACGCTGGTCAGCGCGCTGGACGACGAGCGGGACCTCACCGAGGTCGCGCTCACCGGGTCCGGCGTCCTGGGCGACCGGAAGCTGGCCGCGGCGCAGCAGGCCACCAACGCGCAGGTCACGGCCTTCGACGCGGCGCTGCACGAGCACCGGGGCAGCGTCGACGCGCTGCCCGCCGCCGTGCGGCAGCTCGGCGCCCGCGCCGAGGCCCGGCTCGGCGACCTCGCCCCGCTGCGCGCCTCCGCGCAGGGCCTGGCGCCCGGCGCCGGCACCCCGACCTTCAGCGCCTACAGCACGATCGTCGGCGACCTGCTGGACTTCAGCGACCAGCTGGGCGCGGTCAGCTCCGACCACACCCTGATCAGCCTGGTCTCGACGCTGGCCTCGATCCAGCAGATCGAGCAGCAGACCTCCAGCGAGCGCGGCTTCATCGCCGACGTGCTGGACCGCGGCGGCTTCACGCTGGAGCTGAAGGAGAACATCGAGCAGGCGCAGTTCGAGACGGCCAACGACGAACTGGCCACCAACGCGCCCACCTCGCTGCTGAACCTCTACCAGTCGACGGTCAGCGGCGACAAGGTCGGCGCCGCCGACGGCACGGTCCAGGCGGTCGCCACGGCCGCGCAGGAGGACACCTCGGTCGCGGGTCTCGGCATCGCCAAGAGCACCGCCTTCGGCCAGTTGACGGACAAACTCGACGCGGTGCGCGTGGTCGAGCGGCAGGCCGTGGCGGACATGAACGCCCGCGCCTCGCACCTGCTGTCGTCGGTGCGGACCCAGCTGTACCAGAACCTGGCGATCATCATCGTGGTGGTCGCGCTGTCCCTGCTCGGCGCCGTGGTGCTGGCCAGGTCCGTGGTGCGGCCGCTGCGCCAGCTGCGGGTCTCCGCGCTGGACGTCGCGGACAACCGGCTGCCGGACGCGGTGCGCCGGCTGCGCGACGTCCAGCCGTCGGACGACGAGGAGCCGGTGCGGGTCGAGCCGATCGAGGTGCGGACGCAGGACGAGGTCGGCCAGGTGGCCCGCGCCTTCGACCGGGTGCACGTGGAGGCGGTGCGGCTGGCCACCGAGCAGGCCCGGATGCGCAGCAACGTCAACGCGATCTTCACCAACCTCTCGCGCCGCAGCGAGAGCCTGGTGCTGCGGCAGCTCCAGCTCATCGACGACCTGGAGAACAGCGAGCAGAACCCCGGCCAGCTGGCCAGCCTGTTCCAGCTCGACCACCTCGCCACCCGCATGCGCCGCAACAACGAGAACCTGCTGGTGCTCGCCGGCGAGGAGCAGAGCCGCCGCTGGAACCAGCCGGTGTCGCTGTTCGACCTGGTCCGCGCCGCCACCGCCGAGGTCGAGCAGTACGAGCGGGTGGTGCTCTACGAGCTGCCCGACGTCGCGGTGGCCGGCCACGCCGCCACCGACCTGGTGCACCTGGTGGCCGAACTCGTGGAGAACGCCACCTCGTTCTCCGGGCCCGAGACACAGGTCCTGGTGGGCGCCAAGATGCTCACCTCGGGCGAGGTGGTGCTGGACATCGCGGACGCCGGCATCGGCATCCGCCCCGAGGAGCTGGACCGGATCAACCGCCGGCTGGCCGAGCCGCCGGTGCTCGACGTGGCGACCTCGCGCCGGATGGGCCTGTTCGTGGTCGGCCGGCTGGCCGCCAAGTACGGCATCCAGGTGCGGCTGACGAACACCGGCAGGACCGGCCTGAACGCGCTGGTGCGCATCCCGCTGACTTTGCTGCTGCCCGCCAGCGAGCTGGAGGCGATCGGGGCGCCGGCGTTCGACCAGGCGGCGCTGCGGCCCGGTCCGTACGAGACCGGCGAGTTCGCCGCGGTGGGCGGCGGGTACGCGGCCGGGCGCGGCGGCGACCCGCGCTTCGACGGGGCGTACGGCATGCCGCAGGCGGACCGGTACGGCGGTCGCGGCTACGGGGAGTCCTCGCCGGGACGCCACTCCGGTCCGCCCGACGGCGGCTTCCCGTGGTTCCACGAGGAGCAGGAGGGCCAGGGGCCGGGCGGCGGGGACTTCTCGTGGTTCGCGCCGGGCCCCGAGGACCCCGCGGACGAGGCGGGGGCGTACGGGCTCGCGCCGGGGCAGCCCCCGGCCGCGGCAGGGCAGCCCGGTCCGTTCCCACCGTCCGCCCAGTCCGTACCGCCCTCGCCGTCCGCGCAGCCCGCCCGGTCCGCGCCCGCCGCGCTGCCCGTGCCGCCCGACTCGCCCGCGCTCCCCGCGGCCGGCCGGCACGCGTACCCCGGCCAGATGCAGCAGCCGCGGACGCAGCCCCACCCGCAGCCGCAACCCCAGGCGTACGCGCCGCCGCAGAGCCCGTACCAGCAGCCGGCCCAGCACCAGCCCCGGCCGCAGGCGCAGCAGCAGCCGCACTCCCACGTCCAACCGCACTCCCACGTCCAGCCGCAGTCTCACGTCCAGCCGCCACCCCCGTCGCCGGCCCAGCACCAGCCCCGGCCGCAGGCGCAGGCCGGCGCGCAGTCGCCGCCGTCGGGACTGCCGCGGCGCGTGCCGTTCGACAACCTCGCGCCGGACTCCCGGCTGCGCCGCGCCGCGCCGCAGCCGAACCCCGCGCCGAGCGCGCCGCGCTCGGCGGGCCAGATGCGGGACCGGCTGTCCAACTTCCACCAGGGCGTCCGGCGCGGCAAGGACGGCGGCGACCGCGACGGCCGCGGCCGGCCGCCGGGCGGATCGGGTCCGCTATGA